In one Thermaerobacter sp. PB12/4term genomic region, the following are encoded:
- a CDS encoding ABC transporter ATP-binding protein → MGFALEVRGVRVGYAADPVLDGLTLEVRRGEWLGVAGPNGSGKTTLLRTLSGYLKPWAGQVLLDGTALGAWRPDRRARRLAVAGVEAGSTLSLTVEEYVALGRTPHLQGLWAWESARDREAVTRALAWVGLEALAGRPLATLSAGQRQKALLARALAQEPVVLLLDEPTSHLDLRHQVEIMDLLDRLRRHLGLTLVAVLHDLNLAALYCQRLVLVKDGRVAAAGEPARVMRPEILSRVYGCSVLVVPHPQLEVPQVALLPGGPGGPGAGSSPAAKPAAAQGA, encoded by the coding sequence GTGGGGTTCGCCCTGGAGGTGCGGGGGGTCCGGGTCGGCTACGCCGCCGATCCCGTGCTGGACGGCCTGACCCTGGAGGTGCGGCGGGGCGAGTGGCTGGGGGTGGCCGGACCCAACGGGTCGGGCAAGACCACGCTGCTGCGCACCCTGTCGGGGTACCTCAAACCCTGGGCGGGGCAGGTGCTGCTGGACGGCACGGCCCTTGGCGCCTGGCGGCCGGACCGGCGGGCGCGGCGCCTGGCGGTGGCCGGGGTGGAGGCCGGTTCGACCCTGTCGCTGACGGTGGAAGAGTACGTGGCCCTGGGACGGACCCCCCACCTGCAGGGCCTCTGGGCCTGGGAAAGCGCGCGGGACCGGGAGGCGGTGACCCGGGCCCTGGCGTGGGTGGGCCTCGAGGCTCTGGCGGGCCGCCCCCTGGCCACCCTGAGCGCCGGCCAGCGGCAGAAGGCGTTGCTGGCCCGGGCCCTGGCCCAGGAACCGGTGGTCCTGCTGCTGGACGAGCCCACCAGCCACCTGGACCTGCGGCACCAGGTGGAGATCATGGATCTTCTGGATCGCCTGCGCCGGCACCTGGGGCTTACCCTGGTGGCCGTGCTGCACGACCTGAACCTGGCGGCCCTGTACTGCCAGCGCCTGGTGCTGGTGAAGGACGGCCGGGTGGCAGCGGCGGGCGAGCCGGCCCGGGTCATGCGCCCCGAGATCCTGAGCCGGGTCTATGGCTGCTCCGTGCTGGTGGTGCCCCACCCCCAGCTGGAAGTGCCCCAGGTGGCTTTGCTGCCCGGGGGGCCGGGCGGCCCGGGGGCCGGTTCGTCCCCGGCGGCCAAACCAGCCGCGGCGCAGGGGGCCTGA
- a CDS encoding Ger(x)C family spore germination protein, which yields MRGAKTRLLVLLLLVAGMLTGCWDLEEIDRRTVVLGLAFDTDPRGGLRMVASLPDPRALVPSGGTVIGPQPQEPAFVVLETRGRTASDNLAALREVTSRDLFLGQILVVGVSERLARQGVRSLLEFLMNNTDIPRAAWFVVAPGDPAQVLGIKPPQQTFPEFYLDDVFRARGKPAGILAIPYWRVWVDTLLPGRDALVPVVTPGPQQQMRVAQAAAFRGSRLAGILTERETRLLALLRDARSTLWQVDLEEGRRRLALRALGTGVRIVPLPPGAGGTPRFRFDVTLNMTLVEVYGGTPGPTEELEREARRDLTRSLTRLVRRLQAMGSDPLGFGQRWRIAFPRRFAEQDWHQLWARARVEVRVRLTISRGGAFH from the coding sequence ATGAGGGGCGCCAAGACCCGCCTGCTGGTCCTCCTGCTGCTGGTGGCGGGTATGCTGACGGGCTGCTGGGACCTGGAGGAGATCGACCGGCGGACGGTGGTGCTGGGGCTCGCCTTCGACACGGACCCGCGCGGGGGCCTCCGCATGGTGGCCTCGCTGCCCGACCCCCGCGCCCTGGTGCCCTCGGGGGGTACGGTGATCGGCCCCCAACCCCAGGAGCCCGCCTTCGTGGTGCTCGAGACCCGGGGCCGCACGGCATCGGACAACCTGGCGGCCCTCCGCGAAGTGACCAGCCGCGACCTGTTTTTGGGCCAGATCCTGGTGGTGGGAGTATCCGAGCGCCTGGCGCGCCAGGGCGTGAGGTCCCTGCTGGAGTTTCTCATGAACAACACCGATATCCCCCGGGCCGCCTGGTTCGTGGTAGCCCCGGGGGACCCTGCGCAGGTCCTGGGCATCAAACCGCCCCAGCAAACCTTCCCCGAGTTCTATCTGGACGACGTGTTTCGCGCCCGGGGCAAGCCGGCAGGTATTCTGGCGATCCCCTACTGGCGGGTCTGGGTGGATACCCTGCTGCCCGGGCGGGATGCCCTGGTGCCGGTGGTCACGCCAGGCCCCCAGCAGCAGATGCGTGTGGCCCAGGCCGCCGCCTTCCGCGGGAGCCGCCTTGCCGGTATCCTCACGGAACGGGAGACCCGCCTCCTCGCCCTGCTCCGGGATGCCCGCAGCACCCTCTGGCAGGTCGACCTCGAGGAGGGCCGCCGTCGTCTTGCCCTGCGCGCCCTGGGCACCGGTGTCCGCATCGTCCCCCTCCCGCCCGGTGCCGGTGGCACGCCCCGCTTTCGCTTCGATGTCACCCTCAACATGACGCTGGTCGAGGTGTACGGCGGCACGCCCGGTCCCACGGAAGAGCTGGAACGCGAGGCCCGCCGCGACCTCACCCGCTCCCTGACCCGGCTGGTCCGGCGACTCCAGGCCATGGGCAGCGACCCCCTGGGTTTCGGCCAGCGCTGGCGCATCGCCTTCCCGAGGCGGTTTGCGGAACAGGACTGGCACCAGCTGTGGGCGCGGGCGCGGGTGGAGGTGCGGGTGCGGCTGACCATCAGCCGCGGCGGGGCTTTCCATTGA
- a CDS encoding ABC transporter substrate-binding protein gives MSRIFLHRIWGRTRPRGAGRRSLALLATLLILALLASGCGGAGQAPAGTEQGQAGAQAGSSGAGADHEAAAATTYPYTFTDDAGRQVTLEARPERIISLAPSNTEILFAIGAGDRVVGVDSFSDYPAEVKDLPKLGGLTDTNYEQIVALEPDLALTIGGTEEQVKKLEELGIPVAVIQPATLDDVLDRIQRIGELVDAQAGARQVVADMKARIDAVRQEVAAIPQAERVRVFYEVWNDPLMTVGPGGFIHDVIVAAGGVNVAEGTSQPWPQISLEEVVRQDPQVIVVPDSLKSSYDQLKEGSRPGWEGITAVKEGRIYLIDDNLISRPGPRLVEGLEQLARWFYPDRFQ, from the coding sequence ATGAGTCGCATCTTCCTGCATAGGATTTGGGGTCGAACCCGGCCCCGCGGGGCCGGTCGCCGCAGCCTGGCCCTGCTGGCCACCCTGCTGATCCTGGCCCTGCTGGCGTCCGGCTGCGGCGGCGCCGGCCAGGCGCCCGCCGGGACGGAGCAGGGACAGGCCGGCGCCCAGGCCGGTTCGTCCGGCGCAGGGGCGGACCACGAAGCGGCCGCTGCGACGACCTATCCCTACACCTTCACCGACGACGCCGGGCGGCAGGTCACCCTGGAGGCCCGGCCCGAGCGCATCATCTCCCTAGCGCCCAGCAACACCGAGATCCTCTTCGCCATCGGCGCCGGGGACCGGGTGGTGGGCGTCGACTCCTTCAGCGACTACCCCGCCGAGGTCAAGGACCTGCCCAAGCTGGGCGGCCTGACGGACACCAACTACGAGCAGATCGTCGCCCTGGAGCCTGACCTGGCCCTGACCATCGGGGGCACCGAGGAGCAGGTCAAGAAGCTGGAGGAGCTGGGAATTCCCGTGGCCGTGATCCAGCCCGCCACCCTGGACGACGTGCTGGACCGCATCCAGCGCATCGGCGAGCTGGTGGACGCCCAGGCGGGCGCCCGGCAGGTGGTGGCCGACATGAAGGCCCGCATCGACGCCGTGCGCCAGGAGGTGGCGGCGATCCCCCAGGCGGAGCGGGTGCGGGTCTTCTACGAGGTATGGAACGATCCGCTCATGACCGTCGGGCCGGGCGGGTTCATCCACGACGTCATCGTGGCGGCCGGGGGGGTCAACGTGGCCGAGGGCACGAGCCAGCCCTGGCCGCAAATCAGCCTGGAAGAGGTGGTCCGGCAGGATCCGCAGGTGATCGTGGTGCCCGACTCCCTGAAGAGCTCCTATGATCAGCTCAAGGAGGGCAGCCGCCCGGGCTGGGAGGGCATCACCGCGGTGAAGGAAGGCCGGATCTACCTGATCGACGACAACCTGATCAGCCGGCCGGGGCCGCGCCTGGTGGAGGGGCTGGAGCAGCTGGCCCGCTGGTTCTACCCCGACCGGTTCCAGTGA
- a CDS encoding GerAB/ArcD/ProY family transporter: MAQQAGSRVSAAPSPARAAAGPAAVAGASRAGVRISGRGLVALFFFTLFQFQLLDGPMWLARAAGRFGWLVELLGALMGLPLVLMMVDLASRFPGQTVYQYARVLLGRPVAFILNGLSLLYGIIFLGYFLRQFVIVVQTYLLPRTPIWAITGLVVAGIVVVVSLGPLALNRLAQMLLIPVVVASGVVLGLAMRNVDLLLLQPLWPVPAAVLAAAPTAGFLPFVPIKHLPVQLAVLRQPRRHGRSLVATYLAVALFKVIATGTTLAIFSHHGVALMAWPTLEILRVVQVPLALLEELGLPGLVVYQAVLFVSSAVFFVTDYVGLPVWLGLGPRAMPWLLPVLAAAVTALCLAPQDETQLDLMRQVVMYGGLYSAAFYPALLWLVARWRRPGVGAAS, encoded by the coding sequence ATGGCCCAGCAGGCAGGGAGCCGGGTTTCAGCTGCCCCTTCGCCGGCAAGGGCGGCGGCCGGGCCGGCCGCCGTGGCGGGCGCCAGCCGGGCGGGCGTACGGATTTCCGGCCGCGGCCTGGTGGCGCTGTTCTTCTTCACCCTGTTCCAGTTCCAGCTGCTGGACGGGCCCATGTGGCTGGCGCGGGCGGCCGGGCGCTTCGGCTGGCTGGTGGAGCTGCTGGGCGCGCTGATGGGCCTGCCCCTGGTCCTCATGATGGTCGACCTGGCCTCCCGCTTTCCCGGCCAGACCGTGTACCAGTACGCCCGCGTCCTGCTGGGACGCCCGGTGGCCTTCATCCTCAACGGCTTGAGCCTTCTCTACGGCATCATCTTCCTCGGCTACTTCCTGCGCCAGTTCGTCATCGTGGTCCAGACCTACCTGCTGCCCCGCACCCCCATCTGGGCCATCACCGGCCTGGTGGTGGCCGGCATCGTGGTCGTGGTGAGCCTGGGGCCGCTGGCCCTGAACCGGCTGGCCCAGATGCTGCTCATTCCGGTGGTGGTGGCCTCCGGGGTCGTGCTGGGCCTCGCCATGCGCAACGTGGACCTTCTGCTGCTCCAGCCCCTCTGGCCCGTCCCCGCTGCCGTGCTGGCGGCCGCGCCCACGGCCGGATTCCTCCCCTTCGTGCCGATCAAGCACCTGCCGGTCCAGCTGGCGGTGCTGCGGCAGCCCCGGCGGCACGGGCGCTCCCTGGTGGCGACCTACCTGGCCGTGGCCCTGTTCAAGGTCATCGCCACGGGGACCACCCTGGCCATCTTCAGCCACCACGGGGTCGCGCTGATGGCCTGGCCCACCCTGGAGATCCTGCGGGTGGTCCAGGTCCCCCTGGCCCTGCTGGAGGAACTGGGACTGCCCGGCCTGGTGGTGTACCAGGCGGTGCTGTTCGTCTCCAGCGCGGTGTTCTTCGTCACCGATTATGTCGGCCTGCCGGTCTGGCTCGGGCTCGGCCCGCGGGCCATGCCCTGGCTGCTGCCGGTGCTGGCCGCGGCCGTCACCGCACTCTGCCTGGCCCCCCAGGACGAAACCCAGCTCGATCTCATGCGGCAGGTCGTGATGTACGGGGGGCTGTACAGCGCCGCCTTCTATCCCGCGCTGCTCTGGCTGGTGGCCCGCTGGCGGCGGCCGGGGGTGGGGGCGGCCTCATGA
- a CDS encoding spore germination protein, with protein sequence MGRRLPWIHRWWPGRDSTPDAGARPPRPRAQAARQAAGTTEIRYDGPAGWWAVANMLAPAPSDGGKRRDTPPTRVDPASRRALKLLRRHTRRTLAAIDTLLGHAREAPGGYRRLDGPARRDLERARRQLAYYIGPSDDIVYRPFHFGLLRGLVVYAEGVVDPQFVSEAVLEPLQRLTAARWAAGAAAAAGAGSAGEHPGAAPTTPGGAEVRGPAVPPAGLREAHRPASGGGQPEPEPAPEWGRGPASRPPQAPTLQQAGRSARQRVLPAEQAGRLGRQLQQALTIATEVRRTRSYRQAAQAVVEGKAVLVVAGVPDMLTFGAEGWPKRQPDEPESERTIRGPREGLVETLSDNLALIRRFIRDPSLRVRKIKLGKLTRTPVAMVYIENLAPQATVDEVWERLQSIDADAIIESGTVEEYLTGRKASIFPLVHATERTDKVAAALLEGRVVVLVDRSPFALFVPTSLAELYQSPDDYYVNFWQGTAVRLLRIVGLFISLALPGLYITLVGFHPELIPTKLALASAGIRQGTPMPAAVELLAMELLFELFREGGLRLPAAVGQTVGIAGGVVLGTAAAQAGFVSGIVIVVTAGTAIASFAIPNYFLGLTWRILKFALIALSATFGLTGLVAGMLLVAAHLAAAESAGAPYMTPFGPMRPKRLLRMAVRPPHWEKGVAARP encoded by the coding sequence GTGGGCCGCAGGCTACCGTGGATCCACCGGTGGTGGCCGGGAAGGGACAGCACCCCGGATGCCGGTGCCCGGCCACCGCGTCCCCGGGCCCAAGCCGCCCGTCAAGCGGCGGGTACCACGGAGATCCGGTATGACGGCCCGGCCGGTTGGTGGGCCGTGGCCAATATGCTCGCACCGGCCCCTTCCGATGGGGGCAAGCGGCGGGACACGCCGCCGACCCGCGTCGACCCGGCCTCCCGGAGGGCGCTCAAGCTCTTGCGGCGCCATACCCGCCGGACCCTGGCGGCCATCGACACCCTCCTGGGTCACGCCCGGGAGGCTCCCGGCGGCTACCGGCGCCTCGACGGCCCCGCCCGGCGGGACCTTGAGCGGGCGCGGCGCCAGCTTGCCTATTACATCGGTCCCAGCGACGACATCGTTTACAGGCCCTTCCATTTCGGGCTGTTGCGGGGGCTGGTGGTCTACGCCGAGGGCGTGGTGGATCCCCAGTTTGTCAGCGAGGCAGTGCTGGAGCCCCTGCAGCGCCTGACCGCCGCCCGCTGGGCCGCGGGTGCGGCCGCGGCCGCCGGCGCCGGCAGCGCCGGCGAACACCCCGGCGCCGCTCCCACCACCCCGGGCGGCGCGGAGGTCCGCGGGCCCGCGGTCCCGCCCGCCGGCCTTCGGGAAGCCCACCGGCCCGCCAGCGGGGGTGGCCAGCCGGAGCCGGAGCCTGCGCCCGAATGGGGACGAGGTCCGGCATCCCGCCCTCCGCAAGCCCCGACCCTCCAGCAGGCGGGGCGGTCTGCCCGCCAGCGCGTCCTGCCGGCCGAGCAGGCCGGCCGCCTCGGCCGGCAGCTCCAGCAGGCCCTCACCATCGCCACCGAGGTCCGGCGCACCCGGTCCTACCGCCAGGCGGCTCAGGCCGTGGTCGAGGGCAAGGCCGTCCTGGTGGTGGCGGGGGTGCCCGACATGCTGACCTTCGGCGCCGAGGGCTGGCCCAAGCGCCAGCCCGACGAGCCCGAATCGGAGCGCACCATCCGAGGGCCGCGGGAGGGGCTGGTGGAGACCCTTTCGGACAACCTGGCCCTGATCCGGCGGTTCATCCGGGACCCGTCCTTGCGGGTGCGGAAGATCAAGCTGGGCAAGCTCACCCGCACCCCGGTGGCCATGGTCTACATCGAGAACCTGGCGCCCCAGGCCACCGTAGACGAGGTGTGGGAGCGCCTGCAGAGCATCGACGCCGACGCCATCATCGAAAGCGGCACGGTGGAGGAGTACCTGACGGGCCGGAAGGCGTCCATCTTCCCGCTGGTGCACGCCACCGAACGCACCGACAAGGTGGCGGCCGCCCTGCTGGAGGGACGGGTGGTGGTCCTGGTGGACCGCAGCCCCTTTGCCCTCTTCGTGCCCACGTCCCTGGCCGAGCTCTACCAGAGCCCGGACGACTATTACGTCAACTTCTGGCAGGGCACCGCCGTGCGGCTGCTGCGCATCGTGGGCCTGTTCATCTCCCTGGCCCTGCCCGGGCTGTACATCACCCTGGTGGGGTTTCACCCCGAGCTGATCCCCACCAAGCTGGCCCTGGCCAGCGCCGGCATCCGCCAGGGCACGCCCATGCCGGCAGCCGTAGAGCTCCTGGCCATGGAGTTGCTCTTCGAGCTCTTCCGGGAGGGCGGCCTGCGCCTGCCGGCGGCCGTCGGCCAGACGGTGGGCATCGCCGGCGGCGTGGTGCTGGGGACCGCCGCCGCCCAGGCCGGGTTCGTCTCGGGCATCGTGATCGTGGTGACGGCGGGGACCGCCATCGCCTCCTTTGCGATCCCCAACTACTTCCTTGGCCTGACCTGGCGCATTCTGAAGTTCGCCCTGATCGCCCTGAGTGCCACCTTCGGCCTGACGGGCCTGGTGGCCGGCATGCTGCTGGTGGCGGCCCACCTGGCCGCGGCGGAGTCGGCCGGCGCCCCCTACATGACGCCCTTCGGGCCCATGCGGCCCAAGCGGCTGCTGCGCATGGCGGTGCGGCCGCCCCACTGGGAAAAGGGCGTGGCGGCCCGGCCCTGA
- a CDS encoding citrate synthase, giving the protein MTQPNPAGLEDVVAGTSEICFIDGKEGRLLYRGYDVRDLAEHASFEEVVYLLWHGRLPNRAQLDAFVQQLRSVQALPGQVLDLIQRIPPATHPMAALRTAVSYLGTLDPDQEDQSQEANLRRATRLVAQFPTLVAAIERVRQGKEPVAPRRDLPLAANFLYMLRGEEPSPLHAEVMNVALVLHADHELNASTFAARVVAATLSDMYSAITAAVGALKGPLHGGANEQVMRTLLAIGSPDKAEAWVKEALAAKKRIMGFGHRVYKTEDPRATILRRLSRKVAEAAGDTRWFEISQAVEKVVAAEKGLYPNVDFYSASTYYVMGIPFELYTPIFAVSRISGWTAHVLEQFANNRLIRPRAEYTGPTRREWVPLDQR; this is encoded by the coding sequence ATGACCCAGCCGAATCCCGCCGGTCTGGAAGATGTGGTGGCGGGGACTTCGGAGATCTGCTTCATCGACGGCAAGGAGGGGCGGCTCCTCTACCGCGGCTACGACGTCCGCGACCTGGCCGAGCACGCCTCCTTCGAAGAGGTGGTCTACCTCCTCTGGCATGGCCGGCTGCCCAACCGGGCCCAGCTGGACGCCTTCGTCCAGCAGCTGCGGTCGGTCCAGGCGCTGCCCGGCCAGGTGCTGGACCTGATCCAGCGCATCCCGCCGGCCACCCATCCCATGGCCGCCCTGCGCACGGCCGTCTCCTACCTGGGGACCCTGGACCCCGATCAGGAAGACCAGTCCCAGGAGGCGAACCTGCGCCGGGCGACGCGGCTGGTGGCCCAGTTCCCCACCCTGGTGGCGGCCATCGAGCGGGTGCGCCAGGGCAAGGAACCGGTGGCGCCGCGGCGCGACCTGCCCCTGGCGGCCAACTTCCTGTACATGCTGCGGGGGGAGGAACCCAGCCCGCTGCACGCCGAGGTCATGAACGTGGCCCTGGTGCTCCACGCCGACCACGAGCTGAACGCCTCCACCTTCGCCGCGCGGGTGGTGGCCGCCACCCTGTCGGACATGTACTCGGCCATCACCGCCGCCGTCGGCGCCCTGAAGGGCCCGCTCCACGGCGGCGCCAACGAGCAGGTGATGCGCACCCTGCTGGCCATCGGTTCGCCCGACAAGGCGGAAGCTTGGGTCAAGGAGGCGCTGGCGGCCAAGAAGCGGATCATGGGCTTCGGTCACCGGGTGTACAAGACCGAAGACCCGCGGGCCACCATCCTGCGCCGGCTCTCCCGCAAAGTGGCCGAGGCGGCAGGCGACACCCGCTGGTTCGAGATCTCCCAGGCCGTGGAGAAGGTGGTGGCGGCGGAGAAGGGGCTCTACCCCAACGTCGACTTCTACAGCGCCTCCACCTACTACGTGATGGGCATCCCCTTCGAGCTGTACACGCCCATCTTCGCCGTCAGCCGCATCTCGGGCTGGACCGCCCACGTGCTGGAGCAGTTCGCCAACAACCGGCTGATCCGGCCCCGGGCCGAGTACACCGGGCCCACCCGCCGGGAGTGGGTGCCCCTGGACCAGCGCTAG
- a CDS encoding MFS transporter: protein METVQRRGTPGTGHPGTAGGDTGLPARHPTHDDPAPLARRQVRETLWRVNVLAALTFAVVTMSRPLFSVFAVQGLGAGATWLGVIAGAYALVPLFLSLPAGGLVSRWGERPLMMAGSAGLAAGLWMAAASPSLPWMVAASLVAGMAQMLMVICTQTLVTSLGEPREREQHLAWFTTATSAGQLVGPLGGGLLADHAGFRATFAVAGLLCLSGIFLARRVHVPPTPGAAPDWRAQAGRARELLALPEMRLAILAAFSLIFSLGVNQSFYSVYVTRVLGFSTATLGMLLAVRAVMALAVRAYMGPLVALAGGRFRVLFLAMTAGAVALGVTPLLRDVASLTLAAALLGLATGLTMPLSMLAAANSVPAAERGLAMGVRLTGNRLAELTSPLLFGPLAEWVGLGPAFHGAGLLLLAAALLSLRWRHGLDDADRLAGEDRPPRAGGAGRFSTPAFPMWRRRSSSPVRQPGAHRAGD from the coding sequence GTGGAGACGGTGCAGAGGAGGGGTACCCCCGGGACAGGTCATCCCGGAACGGCGGGGGGCGATACCGGGTTGCCCGCCCGGCACCCGACCCATGACGATCCGGCCCCGCTGGCGCGCCGGCAGGTGCGCGAGACCCTGTGGCGCGTCAACGTGCTGGCCGCCCTGACCTTTGCCGTCGTCACCATGTCCCGGCCGCTGTTCTCCGTCTTCGCCGTGCAGGGGCTGGGGGCCGGGGCCACCTGGCTGGGCGTCATCGCGGGCGCCTACGCACTGGTGCCCCTCTTCCTCTCGCTCCCCGCGGGCGGGCTGGTGAGCCGCTGGGGCGAGCGGCCCCTGATGATGGCCGGTTCCGCCGGCCTGGCCGCCGGCCTGTGGATGGCCGCCGCCAGCCCGTCGCTGCCCTGGATGGTGGCCGCCTCCCTGGTGGCGGGCATGGCCCAGATGCTGATGGTGATCTGCACCCAGACCCTGGTGACCAGCCTAGGGGAGCCCCGGGAGCGGGAACAGCACCTGGCCTGGTTCACCACCGCCACCTCCGCCGGCCAGCTGGTGGGGCCGCTGGGCGGTGGCCTCCTGGCGGACCACGCCGGTTTCCGCGCCACCTTTGCCGTGGCCGGCCTCCTGTGCCTTTCTGGCATTTTCCTGGCGCGGCGGGTCCACGTGCCGCCCACGCCGGGGGCGGCGCCGGACTGGCGGGCCCAGGCCGGCCGGGCGCGGGAGCTGCTGGCCCTGCCGGAGATGCGACTGGCCATCCTGGCCGCCTTCTCCCTGATCTTCTCCCTGGGCGTCAACCAGTCGTTCTACTCGGTGTACGTCACCCGGGTGCTGGGATTCAGCACCGCGACCCTGGGCATGCTGCTGGCCGTACGGGCCGTGATGGCCCTGGCCGTGCGGGCGTACATGGGACCGCTGGTGGCCCTGGCGGGCGGGCGCTTCCGGGTCCTGTTCCTGGCCATGACGGCGGGCGCCGTCGCTCTCGGCGTAACGCCGCTGCTGCGGGACGTGGCCTCCCTGACCCTGGCCGCCGCCCTGCTGGGCCTGGCCACGGGCCTGACCATGCCCCTCAGCATGCTGGCGGCGGCCAACTCGGTACCCGCCGCCGAGCGGGGCCTGGCCATGGGGGTGCGGCTGACGGGCAACCGGCTGGCGGAGCTGACAAGTCCCCTTCTGTTCGGCCCCCTGGCCGAATGGGTGGGGCTTGGACCCGCCTTCCACGGTGCCGGGCTCCTGCTGCTGGCGGCCGCCCTGCTTTCCCTCCGCTGGCGCCACGGGCTGGACGACGCCGACCGGCTGGCGGGAGAGGACCGGCCCCCGCGGGCCGGTGGGGCCGGCCGCTTCAGCACCCCGGCGTTCCCGATGTGGCGCCGGCGGTCGAGCTCTCCCGTGCGCCAGCCGGGTGCCCACCGGGCCGGCGACTGA
- a CDS encoding iron ABC transporter permease, with protein sequence MLGLLGLALVVSLVVATGLGAVHVPPGQVLRVLAGAVAGWPDGGAGAGSAADRILLQIRLPRVVLAGMVGASLAAAGSAFQTLFRNPMADPYVLGVSSGGALGAAVAHLALALAAGGGSGRGPVGSWPAGGGGLSSLAAAASRAAGFGLVPACAFAGAVAAVLVVSRLARVGGRLAVGTLLLAGVAVASLLGALVSLLVFLSGERLRPLVFWLLGSLSGAGWQDVLVLAVAMAAGLGVLAAQVRALNALWLGEEPAHHLGVDVEAVKRRLVAAGALLAATAVSVSGVIGFVGLIVPHGVRMLVGADHRRLLPGAVLAGATVLILCDTVARVVVAPAELPVGVVTALAGAPWFLWLLRRHAAGRDH encoded by the coding sequence GTGCTGGGGCTCCTCGGGCTGGCCCTGGTCGTGTCGCTGGTGGTGGCCACCGGGCTGGGGGCCGTCCATGTTCCGCCCGGGCAGGTGCTGCGGGTGCTGGCCGGCGCGGTGGCCGGCTGGCCCGACGGTGGAGCCGGTGCCGGCTCTGCCGCAGACCGCATCCTGCTGCAGATCCGCTTGCCGCGGGTGGTGCTGGCGGGGATGGTGGGCGCTTCCCTGGCGGCGGCGGGCAGCGCCTTCCAGACCCTCTTCCGCAACCCCATGGCGGACCCCTACGTGCTGGGGGTATCCAGCGGCGGTGCGCTGGGGGCGGCGGTAGCCCACCTGGCCCTGGCGCTGGCCGCAGGCGGCGGATCAGGTAGGGGTCCGGTGGGCTCCTGGCCGGCCGGCGGCGGCGGGCTGTCGAGCCTGGCGGCGGCGGCGTCCCGGGCCGCCGGCTTTGGGCTGGTGCCGGCCTGCGCCTTCGCCGGCGCGGTGGCGGCGGTGCTGGTGGTGAGCCGGCTGGCCCGGGTAGGGGGCCGCCTGGCGGTGGGCACCCTGCTGCTGGCGGGGGTGGCGGTGGCCTCCCTGCTGGGGGCCTTGGTCTCCCTGCTGGTCTTCCTGAGCGGCGAGCGCCTTCGCCCCCTGGTCTTCTGGTTGCTGGGCAGCCTGTCCGGCGCGGGCTGGCAGGACGTGCTGGTGCTGGCCGTGGCCATGGCGGCGGGGCTGGGCGTCCTGGCGGCCCAGGTGCGCGCCCTCAACGCCCTCTGGCTGGGTGAAGAACCGGCCCACCACCTGGGCGTCGACGTGGAGGCCGTGAAGCGCCGGCTGGTGGCGGCTGGAGCCCTGCTGGCCGCCACCGCCGTCAGCGTCAGCGGTGTCATCGGGTTTGTCGGACTCATCGTCCCCCACGGCGTGCGGATGCTGGTTGGAGCCGACCACAGGCGCCTGCTGCCGGGCGCGGTTCTGGCCGGCGCCACGGTCCTGATCCTTTGCGACACGGTGGCCCGGGTGGTGGTGGCGCCGGCCGAGCTGCCGGTGGGGGTGGTGACGGCCCTGGCGGGTGCGCCGTGGTTTCTCTGGCTGTTGCGCCGGCATGCTGCCGGCCGCGACCATTGA